GAGCTCGGCGACCATCGCGGTGACGGTCGCGTTGAGCTCCTTGCCGGAAGCCTCCTGCTCGGCCGGGCTCGCCATCTCGATCAGCTCGATCATGACGGCGGCGTCATCGAGCTTCTTGTTGAAGGCCACGAGGCCTCCGATCGTCTTCTTCAGGCCGTTGAGCTTGGCGATGTGCTTTTGGGCGCGTTCGTTGCTGTCCCAGAAGGTCGGGTCACCCATCTGACCCTCCATCGCCTCTATCTCGCGCTGCTTCTGTTCGACGTCAAAGAAACCTCCATAAGTAGCCGGCGCGCTTCTTTATGTTTTCAAGGTGGGAAAAGGTCTCGGGTGCGATCATGGACGCGCTCCACCCTTGGCACCCGGCCGGACGCCGCAAGCGGAAAGTCCACCCGGCGGCCGGATACAAAAAAGCCGCCCCGTGGGGCGGCTGAGACCGGGGCTTGAACCGTTGACGCGATCACTCGAAGGCGTTGCCAAACCACTGCTGGAACTTCTCCCCCAGCACCGGAATGGGCTTCTGCTGGCCATTGACGGCCGCGATGAGGCCCATGACCCAGAACACCAGCAGACCGATCCAAATGATGGGCAGCATAATCCAGCCCAGGATCGGAATGATGCCGACGAAGCCACCGACCAGGCCGCAGATCACGAGACCCAGCATCTGGCGCAGGTGGTAGGAACCGAGCTTCGTCTTCTTGCTGCTGTGCATGACGATCGCGACGATGAAACCGATGATGGTGATGTAAGAGAGGATGGCGACGGTGCGATCCTCGGTCGTGGCGGCAGGCGGAGGCGTATCGGTGGACATGGGACTATGGGTTGGATGTGTGCGTAACCGGAGGTGACTGACCTCGGCAGCCTGACGGAAGCCGGGCGACGCGTCAACGCCCCGCTCATCGCGCCGAGCTGGCCGATCGGCTAGCCCGCCAATTTCGCACCTGAGGTGAGAAACTGGCGCCCTGTCGGGCCGACTTTGTCGGGGCTAACCGCGACGGAGTCGCTTTTGCCGAAGGCAAAAACGGATATTTCTGATTCAACGTCTCTCACGGGGGTGAAATATCCGGGCTAGCAACGCAGCGAGCCGGCTTTCAGCTCGGCCAAATAGCTGGCGTAGGTCAGGCGCACGCCGTCGCGCAGGGCGGTTTTCGCTTTCCAGCCGAGGGCCGCGAGCTTGGAGACATCCATCAGTTTGCGCGGCGTGCCGTCGGGCTTGGTGGCATCCCACGCAATCCGTCCCGTGAATCCCGTGACCTCGGCCACCAGCTCGGTGAGCTCCCGGATTGTGACGTCGGTGCCGGTGCCGATGTTGAGCAGGTCGGGCGGGTTATCCAGACGCAGCAAGAAGGCGCAGGCGTCGGCCAGATCGTCCACATGCAGGAACTCTCGCTTCGGCGAACCCGAGCCCCAGGCCACAACCTCGGGCCGCCCGGCTTCCTTCGCCTCGTGAAACTTGCGGATGAGCGCGGGCAGCACATGCGAGTTCTGCGGGTGATAGTTGTCGCCCGGACCATAGAGGTTGGTGGGCATCGCCGAGTGGTAGAGCACGCCGTGCTGCTTGCGGTAATACTCGCAGAGCTTGAGCCCGGCGATCTTGGCGATGGCGTAGGCCTCGTTGGTCGGCTCCAGCGGGCCGGTGAGCAGGCAGGACTCGGGCATCGGTTGCGGCGCGAGCTTCGGATAGATGCAGGAGCTGCCAAGGAAGAGGAACCGTTTCACGCCCGCGGCGTAGGCGCCGTGGATCGTGTTGGTGGCAATGACGAGGTTGTCATAGGCGAAGTCCGCCGGGTAGGTGTTGTTCGCGTGGATGCCGCCGACCTTGGCCGCGGCCATGATGACGACATCGGGCTTCTCCGCGGCCAGGAAAGCGTGGACCGCCGCCTGGCTGGTGAGGTCGAGCTCCTTGCGTGTGCGCAACACCAGCTGCACGCCCGGCTCGGCCTGGAAGCGGCGCACAAGCGCGCCACCGACCATGCCGTTGTGTCCTGCAATGAAGAGTTTCATGAGCTAGTTGCTAGTTGGCTAGGAGCTAGGAGCCTAGACTGCCGATGAACCGATTCAGCATTCGGCCGATTTCCTGGTTCTCGCTCTGGAGCGGTTCGACTGCGGACGCTTTGTCAGGGTGGCACTCGGCTAGATAACGAAGCCATTCGCCAGCCTCATCGTTGGAGGCGAGGGCAATCACCAGGAAGCGGTGGTATTCCGCTGCATACTCGCGGCGCCCGTATCCCTCCACGATGTTCGCCGAGACGGACTTCGAGGCGCGTCGAAGTTGGCTGCCACTTTCGAATAGTTCGAACTTCGGCAAGTCCATACTAAGCCTGTGGCAGGCGACGCCAAATTCATGCGCGCGTTGATAGACCTGAAGGTTCTGGCAGGACATGATCAGTGGACTAGAATCTAGTGACTAGTTGCTAGCGACTAGAGCTTGGGCAGGTTCGCGATCTGGGCCTCGCGCTTGGCGAGCTCGAGGTCGGCCTCGGTCATGATCTTCACCAGCTCCTTGAACTTTACCTTCGGCTCCCAGCCCAGCTGGCGCTTGGCCTTGGCGGGATTGCCGATCAGCAGCTCCACCTCGGCGGGGCGCTCGTAGCGGGCGTCGTATTTGACGTGTTTCTCCCAGTCGAGGCCGAGCAGGCCGAAAGTCTCGACGATGAACTCCTTCACCGTGTGCGTCTCGTTGGTGGCGACCACGTAGTCGTCGGGTTTGTCCTGCTGAAGCATCACCCACATCATCTCGACGTATTCCTTGGCGTAGCCCCAGTCGCGCTTGGCGTCGAGGTTGCCCATGTAGAGCGACTCCTGCAGGCCCAGCTTGATGCGGGTGGCCGCCCGGGTGATCTTGCGGGTCACGAAAGTTTCACCGCGCCGCGGACTCTCATGGTTGAAGAGGATGCCGGAGGAGGCGTGCAGGTGGTAGCTCTCGCGATAGTTCACCGTGAGCCAATGCGCATACATCTTGGCGCAGCCGTAGGGCGAGCGCGGCCAGAACGGTGTCTCCTCGGTCTGGGGCACTTGCTGGACCTTGCCGAACATCTCGGAGGAAG
The DNA window shown above is from Oleiharenicola lentus and carries:
- a CDS encoding DUF4870 domain-containing protein; amino-acid sequence: MSTDTPPPAATTEDRTVAILSYITIIGFIVAIVMHSSKKTKLGSYHLRQMLGLVICGLVGGFVGIIPILGWIMLPIIWIGLLVFWVMGLIAAVNGQQKPIPVLGEKFQQWFGNAFE
- a CDS encoding GDP-L-fucose synthase family protein; the encoded protein is MKLFIAGHNGMVGGALVRRFQAEPGVQLVLRTRKELDLTSQAAVHAFLAAEKPDVVIMAAAKVGGIHANNTYPADFAYDNLVIATNTIHGAYAAGVKRFLFLGSSCIYPKLAPQPMPESCLLTGPLEPTNEAYAIAKIAGLKLCEYYRKQHGVLYHSAMPTNLYGPGDNYHPQNSHVLPALIRKFHEAKEAGRPEVVAWGSGSPKREFLHVDDLADACAFLLRLDNPPDLLNIGTGTDVTIRELTELVAEVTGFTGRIAWDATKPDGTPRKLMDVSKLAALGWKAKTALRDGVRLTYASYLAELKAGSLRC
- a CDS encoding four helix bundle protein, with the protein product MSCQNLQVYQRAHEFGVACHRLSMDLPKFELFESGSQLRRASKSVSANIVEGYGRREYAAEYHRFLVIALASNDEAGEWLRYLAECHPDKASAVEPLQSENQEIGRMLNRFIGSLGS
- the gmd gene encoding GDP-mannose 4,6-dehydratase; translation: MKKALITGITGQDGSYLAELLLAKGYEVHGIIRRASTFNTSRIDHLYRDPHINGVKLFLHYGDLADSVQMVKLLYDLQPDEIYNLGAQSHVRVSFDIPEYTGDVVGLGAQRILEAIREAGLVKKCRFYQASSSEMFGKVQQVPQTEETPFWPRSPYGCAKMYAHWLTVNYRESYHLHASSGILFNHESPRRGETFVTRKITRAATRIKLGLQESLYMGNLDAKRDWGYAKEYVEMMWVMLQQDKPDDYVVATNETHTVKEFIVETFGLLGLDWEKHVKYDARYERPAEVELLIGNPAKAKRQLGWEPKVKFKELVKIMTEADLELAKREAQIANLPKL